The Spirosoma radiotolerans genome has a window encoding:
- a CDS encoding bi-domain-containing oxidoreductase, whose product MKQLIQNVKTGETLLMDVPTPQVQPGQVLIQTGRSLVSLGTERMLVEFGKASLLNKVRQQPDRVKQVVEKIQSDGLRTTIGAVIRKLNQPVPLGYCNVGTVLAVGDGVTDLCVGDRVASNGYHAEVVCVPRNLVALIPDAVSDDEAAFTVIGAISLNSIRLLAPSAGETVVVIGLGLLGLMTAELLRISGCQVIGIEIVEAKGQLATARGITVINPARGVEPINAVMSMTTGLGADGVIITASSRIDKLLSQAVRMSRRKGTVVLVGVTDLTMSRADLYEKEVVLRVARSYGPGRYDEAYEQRGQDYPVDYVRWTANRNFQAILQFMATGQLQVMSWITEVVPLTDYQKIYSDLQLSGRIASLLTYPEQAALTPVLRLLEQAYEPRSGTIGIIGAGNFTGAILVSALKAAGAEIKTIASAGGLSATVLARKFGITQSTTDYQQILNDPDIDLCVITTRHDSHARLTSEALKAGKHVFVEKPLAIYPHELPALIEHQQQAGRILMVGFNRRFSPYAQKMKTLLGGERSADLPMNIVVTVNAGSILAASWVHDRDVGGGRILGEACHFVDLITFLTGSRVMSVCLNAMGRQPTETSDSASILLRYENGSTATINYFSNGSKAYAKERVEVYWQERTLVLDNFRTLTGYGFKGFSKLSGRQDKGHVEQMKRLINQVRTGQEQTNRQIKPEKSLIPFDELINTTQTLFAALQSLRERRFVAVAGMGITSQKLNGADRPA is encoded by the coding sequence ATGAAACAGCTCATCCAGAACGTCAAAACCGGTGAGACGCTGCTCATGGATGTGCCAACGCCCCAGGTACAACCGGGACAGGTGTTGATTCAAACAGGGAGGTCGCTGGTATCGTTGGGTACGGAACGAATGCTGGTCGAGTTCGGCAAAGCCAGCCTGCTGAACAAGGTTCGTCAGCAGCCCGATAGAGTAAAGCAGGTCGTTGAAAAAATTCAGTCGGATGGCCTGCGAACAACGATCGGTGCGGTGATTCGTAAATTGAATCAGCCGGTGCCGCTGGGCTACTGCAATGTCGGGACCGTACTGGCCGTGGGCGACGGGGTTACTGATCTTTGCGTTGGCGACCGGGTGGCATCCAACGGATATCATGCTGAAGTCGTTTGTGTGCCACGAAATCTGGTGGCGCTCATTCCCGATGCGGTGAGTGACGACGAAGCGGCTTTTACTGTTATCGGAGCCATCAGCCTGAATAGTATTCGGCTCCTGGCCCCGTCCGCTGGCGAAACGGTTGTGGTCATTGGATTGGGTCTACTTGGCCTGATGACGGCGGAATTGCTCCGAATCAGTGGTTGTCAGGTTATTGGTATCGAAATTGTCGAAGCAAAAGGCCAGTTGGCGACAGCACGCGGCATAACCGTTATCAACCCGGCACGGGGAGTGGAGCCGATCAACGCGGTTATGTCAATGACTACCGGCCTAGGAGCCGATGGGGTGATTATTACCGCTTCTTCCCGGATAGATAAACTCCTGTCGCAGGCGGTTCGTATGAGTCGCCGAAAGGGAACCGTTGTTCTGGTGGGCGTGACAGACCTAACGATGAGTCGAGCGGATCTATATGAAAAAGAGGTCGTCCTGCGGGTTGCACGTTCCTATGGACCCGGTCGTTATGATGAAGCGTACGAACAAAGAGGTCAGGATTATCCAGTAGACTACGTTCGCTGGACGGCGAATCGTAATTTTCAGGCTATCCTCCAATTTATGGCTACGGGCCAGCTACAGGTAATGTCATGGATCACTGAAGTGGTGCCGTTGACCGATTACCAGAAAATATACAGTGACCTACAGTTGTCGGGGCGGATTGCTTCGCTGCTCACGTATCCTGAACAAGCCGCGTTAACTCCCGTGCTCAGGTTGCTGGAGCAAGCGTATGAGCCGCGTTCGGGGACCATCGGAATCATTGGAGCCGGGAACTTCACGGGGGCGATACTAGTATCTGCTCTGAAAGCGGCTGGCGCAGAAATTAAAACCATCGCCAGTGCTGGCGGTCTGAGCGCAACCGTGTTGGCCAGAAAGTTCGGCATTACCCAAAGCACCACAGACTACCAGCAAATTCTCAACGACCCGGACATTGACCTATGCGTGATTACAACCCGCCACGATAGCCACGCCCGACTGACTAGTGAGGCTCTGAAAGCCGGTAAACATGTGTTTGTGGAAAAACCACTGGCTATTTACCCACATGAATTACCCGCGCTGATTGAACATCAGCAACAAGCGGGCCGGATCTTGATGGTTGGCTTCAATCGGCGTTTTTCGCCGTATGCGCAAAAAATGAAGACGCTGCTCGGTGGTGAACGGTCGGCAGATTTGCCGATGAATATTGTTGTCACCGTCAATGCAGGATCGATTTTGGCTGCATCGTGGGTACATGATCGGGATGTCGGGGGGGGTCGTATCCTGGGCGAGGCTTGTCATTTTGTCGATCTGATCACGTTTCTGACGGGTAGCCGGGTCATGAGCGTATGCCTGAACGCGATGGGTCGTCAACCCACCGAAACAAGTGATTCGGCCTCTATACTGTTGCGCTACGAGAACGGTTCCACCGCTACGATCAATTACTTCAGCAATGGCAGTAAAGCCTACGCTAAGGAACGAGTAGAGGTTTACTGGCAGGAACGAACGCTGGTGCTGGACAACTTTCGAACGTTGACCGGCTACGGATTTAAGGGGTTCTCCAAGCTATCGGGACGGCAGGATAAGGGCCATGTCGAGCAGATGAAGCGCTTGATTAACCAGGTTCGCACGGGTCAGGAGCAGACGAATAGACAAATTAAGCCAGAAAAATCGCTGATTCCATTTGACGAACTTATCAACACCACACAAACCCTGTTTGCCGCTTTACAAAGTTTGCGGGAAAGGCGGTTTGTCGCCGTTGCAGGTATGGGCATCACTTCACAGAAATTAAATGGCGCCGATCGACCTGCGTAA
- the wecB gene encoding non-hydrolyzing UDP-N-acetylglucosamine 2-epimerase gives MNVLSIVGARPNFMKVAPLHRAFLSQPNTQSKIVHTGQHYDHLLSDIFIRQLDLPQPDHFLNALPGSPTQQMADMMHKFDAVLHAEQPDWVLVVGDVTSTLACARVAAQRGVRVAHVEAGLRSGDDRMPEEFNRIETDRIADVLFVTEQSGLDNLRREGISHEKVHFVGNVMIDSLVQYRQKATKLNTLTLLGVFPQQYVLITLHRPANVDTETGLEKLLQLIRGIAQHKTVLFPIHPRTRANLTQFGLMDRLVAIPGVRLLEPQGYLEFLNLMDNASLVITDSGGIQEETTYLNVPCLTFRHSTERPVTVDLGTNQLLDDLKPETALRKVKEILDGRVKTGQVPPLWDGQAAGRIARILTSL, from the coding sequence ATGAACGTCCTTAGCATCGTTGGTGCCCGTCCGAATTTCATGAAAGTGGCGCCCCTGCATCGGGCTTTTCTATCGCAACCGAACACCCAGTCTAAGATTGTTCATACCGGTCAGCATTACGATCATCTGTTGAGCGATATATTCATTCGGCAGCTCGATTTGCCACAACCAGATCATTTTCTGAACGCATTACCCGGCTCACCGACGCAGCAGATGGCGGATATGATGCACAAATTCGACGCGGTGCTTCATGCCGAGCAGCCCGATTGGGTACTGGTGGTGGGTGACGTGACCAGTACGCTGGCCTGCGCACGGGTGGCGGCTCAACGGGGTGTTCGGGTGGCGCATGTCGAAGCGGGCCTGCGGTCGGGCGATGACCGGATGCCTGAGGAGTTTAATCGAATTGAAACCGACCGGATCGCCGATGTATTGTTCGTAACCGAACAGTCCGGGCTGGATAACCTTCGGCGCGAAGGTATCTCCCATGAAAAAGTCCATTTTGTCGGTAATGTCATGATTGATTCACTCGTACAGTATCGGCAGAAAGCGACTAAGCTAAACACGCTTACGCTGTTGGGCGTATTTCCCCAGCAGTATGTACTGATCACCCTGCACCGGCCGGCTAATGTGGATACAGAAACTGGTCTGGAAAAGCTTCTACAACTGATTCGGGGCATTGCTCAACACAAAACAGTGCTGTTCCCAATTCACCCGCGTACCCGCGCCAACCTAACTCAATTTGGCCTGATGGACCGTTTGGTTGCCATTCCGGGTGTGCGTCTTCTGGAGCCACAGGGATACCTCGAATTTCTGAATTTGATGGATAATGCGAGCCTCGTCATTACGGATTCGGGTGGGATTCAGGAAGAAACGACTTACCTCAACGTGCCTTGCCTGACCTTTCGCCACTCGACCGAACGACCGGTAACCGTCGACCTGGGTACCAATCAGCTACTTGATGACCTGAAACCCGAAACGGCACTACGGAAGGTGAAGGAAATTCTGGACGGTCGCGTCAAAACCGGGCAAGTGCCGCCTTTGTGGGACGGACAGGCTGCTGGCCGCATTGCCAGAATACTAACTTCATTATGA
- a CDS encoding Gfo/Idh/MocA family protein translates to MDYTQQPIRVSLRKVIRYVRLFGLARTWMKVQAHYHMKKEFTGQQPLSVPTESTGKHVGILGCGKFAYANVAYYIHKNFGAVIRGVMDTDLNKAISLAQRYRTDYYTNSADDLINDPHIDLIYIVSNHASHAEYAMAAIRQGKAVHIEKPHVVSEDQLVRLCTAIRAYKGCVRLGFNRPESKLGEFLKQQLDTQTGPAMLNWFVAGHAIPDGHWYFAEEEGGRILGNLCHWIDFTMRLIPEPNRFPIQIIPARSRRADCDISVSYLFADGSIGTITFSAKGHTFEGVRETLNAHKGNLLVSLTDFQTLRLDNNARVIRRRLWFRDHGHQQSIKTSYLMRTDASKQESLKMIWETGYLMLKTKEALDTNTTIRVTGFHDP, encoded by the coding sequence ATGGACTATACCCAGCAACCGATACGCGTCAGTCTCCGGAAAGTAATTCGGTATGTTCGACTATTCGGCCTCGCCCGAACCTGGATGAAAGTGCAGGCGCATTACCACATGAAAAAAGAGTTTACTGGGCAGCAGCCACTGTCTGTTCCTACCGAGTCGACGGGTAAACACGTGGGCATACTGGGTTGTGGAAAGTTCGCTTATGCCAACGTGGCCTATTACATTCATAAAAACTTCGGCGCGGTTATTCGGGGTGTTATGGATACCGACTTAAACAAAGCCATTTCGCTGGCTCAGCGATACAGGACCGATTATTACACAAACTCCGCCGACGATCTCATAAACGATCCACACATTGACCTGATCTATATTGTTTCCAATCACGCATCGCATGCTGAGTACGCTATGGCTGCCATCCGGCAGGGGAAGGCCGTGCACATCGAAAAACCGCATGTAGTCAGTGAAGATCAACTGGTGCGGTTGTGTACGGCTATACGCGCGTATAAAGGGTGCGTTAGGCTGGGTTTCAATCGGCCCGAAAGCAAACTTGGGGAGTTCTTAAAACAACAATTAGACACACAGACTGGCCCTGCGATGCTAAATTGGTTTGTGGCGGGCCATGCTATTCCTGATGGACACTGGTATTTTGCTGAGGAAGAGGGCGGGCGAATTTTGGGTAATTTATGCCATTGGATTGATTTCACGATGCGGTTAATCCCTGAGCCGAATCGGTTTCCCATCCAGATTATTCCTGCCCGTTCGCGCCGGGCCGACTGTGACATCAGCGTTTCGTATCTATTCGCTGATGGCTCCATTGGAACCATTACCTTCTCGGCCAAAGGACATACGTTCGAGGGCGTTCGGGAAACGCTGAATGCCCATAAGGGAAATCTGCTAGTCAGCCTGACGGACTTTCAAACGTTGCGGCTGGATAATAACGCCAGGGTGATCCGCCGTCGGCTGTGGTTTCGGGATCACGGTCATCAGCAATCCATCAAAACTAGTTACCTGATGCGGACAGATGCGTCAAAGCAGGAAAGCCTGAAAATGATCTGGGAGACGGGTTATCTGATGCTCAAAACGAAAGAGGCACTGGATACGAATACGACAATCCGTGTAACGGGTTTTCACGATCCATAA
- a CDS encoding glycosyltransferase, translating into MKIVISADRFYPAQASGAASTIHWQARMLTRAGHEVAVVATSEDVPVCTPLDSWLMRDYGRVIYTQNPHFYLPIKHIWYGWKAIREADVVHVNSLFYPASFVWVVLCQLLNKPVVWSPHGELSPAALQFRPRLKRFLLPIFKRFRSSVLFHATCAEEANQIRHHFGPYARVGVRRTMMERPALATRVAQPYLLFMGRLHPIKAIDRLLKALSASTVFKQSRYSLVVAGPETDKLYAQKLKESLITLGLSGKVSFVGPVQDQRKEQLYANAHVLILPSHSENFGNVVIEALAQGTPVIASANTPWQVLEQEAAGRWVPNEPALLQQAIEPFLTMPPDQYERYRTQALCLARRDYDSSLNPLVWVDFYQAARMRTVPESLWTIPSNRYASVSGK; encoded by the coding sequence ATGAAGATAGTTATATCGGCCGACCGATTTTATCCGGCTCAGGCAAGTGGAGCTGCCAGCACCATCCATTGGCAGGCCAGAATGCTGACCAGGGCTGGGCATGAGGTAGCCGTGGTGGCTACCTCAGAGGATGTCCCCGTATGCACACCGCTGGATAGCTGGTTAATGCGGGATTACGGGCGGGTGATTTATACACAAAACCCGCACTTTTACCTGCCTATCAAACACATCTGGTATGGTTGGAAAGCCATCCGAGAAGCGGATGTGGTGCATGTGAACAGCCTGTTTTATCCCGCTTCATTTGTTTGGGTCGTCCTGTGTCAACTTCTGAATAAGCCCGTTGTGTGGTCGCCCCACGGCGAACTAAGCCCGGCGGCACTCCAGTTTCGGCCACGCCTGAAGCGGTTCTTACTGCCCATTTTTAAGAGGTTCCGGTCGAGCGTTTTGTTTCATGCTACTTGTGCAGAGGAGGCCAATCAAATACGGCATCATTTTGGTCCCTATGCACGGGTCGGTGTGCGCCGAACGATGATGGAACGGCCAGCTTTAGCCACTCGGGTAGCACAGCCGTATCTATTGTTTATGGGTCGGTTGCACCCTATAAAAGCCATTGATCGTTTACTGAAAGCCCTCAGTGCATCAACAGTGTTTAAGCAAAGCCGTTATTCACTGGTGGTGGCTGGCCCTGAAACAGACAAACTGTACGCCCAAAAATTGAAGGAGTCCCTAATAACGTTGGGCCTTTCTGGAAAGGTATCGTTTGTCGGGCCGGTGCAGGATCAACGCAAAGAACAACTATATGCCAATGCGCACGTGTTGATTTTACCCTCGCATTCCGAAAACTTTGGTAACGTCGTTATCGAAGCGCTGGCACAGGGTACACCCGTCATCGCTTCAGCCAATACGCCCTGGCAGGTGCTGGAACAGGAGGCTGCCGGCCGTTGGGTGCCCAACGAACCCGCTTTACTTCAGCAGGCTATCGAGCCATTCCTGACGATGCCGCCCGACCAGTATGAGCGCTATCGGACACAAGCCCTTTGTTTGGCCCGCCGGGATTACGACAGCTCGCTTAACCCGCTTGTCTGGGTGGATTTCTATCAGGCCGCCAGAATGCGAACCGTACCTGAATCCTTATGGACTATACCCAGCAACCGATACGCGTCAGTCTCCGGAAAGTAA
- a CDS encoding glycosyltransferase family 4 protein — protein MTVLYLFRSPGTGYSIDQLFDSVRVEVAGLGVNTQAIRLPYVSRGLRPVWQNLRFIKQLTADLFHITGDIHYAALALPASRTILTIHDCFLLTNNRKRPVRYLIFWLLWYYLPIRRAGVVTAVSENTRQELIRYVGRIAHKVQVVPNGYDPLFTHRPRAFMHQQPRLLQLGTARHKNVARLMAAIEAMPCMLLIVGSLTDKLIAELQQRQIQYRQYVSLPKEQVVELYNESDIITFISTQEGFGLPILEANAVGRVVITARVSPMQELAADAAHLVDPTDIAAIRMGIERLIQDDTYRQTLIDAGLKNAQQYTINRAAERYKVLYDQQYQLSHVYSPTFL, from the coding sequence ATGACTGTTCTATACCTGTTTCGAAGCCCCGGCACTGGCTATAGCATCGACCAGTTGTTCGATAGTGTTCGGGTTGAGGTGGCGGGTCTGGGTGTAAACACACAGGCCATTCGCTTGCCGTATGTGAGTCGGGGTCTACGACCGGTCTGGCAAAATCTACGTTTCATAAAACAGCTTACTGCCGATCTTTTTCATATTACGGGCGATATTCATTATGCGGCACTGGCCTTACCCGCGTCGCGCACGATACTGACCATTCACGACTGCTTTTTATTGACCAATAACCGCAAACGACCAGTCCGGTACCTGATTTTCTGGCTGCTTTGGTATTACCTGCCCATTCGTCGGGCCGGTGTTGTGACGGCCGTTTCGGAAAACACCAGGCAGGAGTTGATCCGGTATGTAGGGCGTATAGCTCATAAAGTGCAGGTTGTTCCCAATGGCTATGATCCTTTGTTCACGCATCGTCCCAGGGCTTTTATGCACCAGCAACCGAGACTGTTGCAATTGGGAACGGCTCGGCATAAAAATGTAGCCCGCCTGATGGCGGCCATCGAGGCAATGCCCTGTATGCTCCTCATTGTCGGATCCTTAACCGATAAACTGATTGCTGAATTACAGCAGCGGCAGATTCAATATCGGCAGTATGTTAGCTTACCCAAAGAGCAAGTCGTTGAGCTATACAACGAAAGTGATATTATTACGTTCATCTCGACCCAGGAGGGCTTTGGCCTGCCCATTCTTGAAGCCAATGCTGTGGGGCGGGTCGTGATTACGGCCAGGGTTTCGCCAATGCAGGAACTGGCCGCTGATGCAGCTCATTTGGTTGACCCAACTGACATAGCCGCCATTCGAATGGGTATAGAGCGGCTTATTCAGGATGATACTTACCGACAAACCCTGATCGATGCCGGCCTGAAAAATGCGCAGCAATACACCATCAACCGGGCTGCTGAGCGCTATAAAGTGCTGTATGACCAACAGTATCAGCTTAGTCACGTCTATTCACCAACTTTTTTATGA
- a CDS encoding CgeB family protein, protein MKSTTGDFNWDNAMNVVLVGSRLFDSFEYHLWDSFKTLGHDVTVLDIPDVLPVSARLHYWLSRFNEPYDRLVNARLASKIAALRPDLVVIVYRHLHPILVEHIKQYLPGVPVVQLNPDALSNLEKQQIIAADFDYYFSKEPYIVDFLRTKLGANAHYLPEGFNPRIHQKPIIDKAAAEAQTNIDVLVYGNLYAYRARMADRLLRAGIRVAVFGAEGPYLRRAVQSAYRGQYLVGAEKNRLLYGARIVFNNLHYAEVTSVNQKYFEINGIGGFQLCDYKPTIVDYTGVPADAVTFRTIDEAIDKIRYYLTHANERHELANRQYTHFQQYHTLDHRVGQLIHTLGMHSLVSSTGIKLTV, encoded by the coding sequence ATGAAATCGACTACTGGCGACTTTAATTGGGATAATGCGATGAATGTAGTCCTTGTTGGAAGCCGGTTGTTCGATTCGTTCGAGTACCATCTGTGGGACTCCTTCAAGACGCTGGGGCATGACGTTACCGTGTTGGATATACCGGATGTATTGCCTGTTTCGGCCCGCCTACATTACTGGCTGTCCCGCTTCAACGAACCTTACGACCGGCTGGTGAACGCCCGATTGGCCAGTAAAATTGCTGCACTTCGGCCCGATCTGGTAGTTATTGTCTACCGCCATCTGCATCCGATCCTTGTGGAACACATCAAGCAATACTTGCCTGGCGTTCCCGTGGTTCAACTGAATCCCGATGCCCTCTCAAATCTGGAGAAGCAGCAGATTATCGCGGCTGATTTCGATTATTATTTCTCGAAAGAACCGTACATCGTTGATTTCCTGCGGACCAAACTTGGCGCAAACGCGCATTACCTACCCGAAGGATTTAATCCACGCATCCACCAAAAGCCAATTATTGACAAGGCCGCTGCCGAAGCACAAACCAATATTGATGTGCTGGTTTACGGCAATTTGTACGCCTATCGGGCCCGTATGGCTGACCGGCTTCTGCGCGCCGGTATCCGTGTAGCCGTGTTTGGTGCCGAAGGCCCCTATTTGCGTCGGGCTGTGCAGTCGGCCTATCGTGGGCAGTATTTGGTTGGCGCGGAGAAAAACCGGTTGCTGTATGGTGCCCGAATCGTTTTCAATAATCTGCATTATGCCGAAGTCACGTCCGTTAATCAGAAGTACTTTGAAATTAACGGCATTGGCGGGTTTCAACTCTGCGACTACAAACCAACCATTGTCGATTATACGGGCGTTCCGGCCGATGCAGTGACCTTTCGAACGATTGACGAAGCCATTGATAAAATCCGGTATTACCTGACGCACGCCAACGAACGGCACGAATTAGCCAACCGACAGTACACTCATTTTCAGCAGTACCATACCCTCGATCACCGCGTCGGGCAGCTAATCCATACGTTGGGAATGCACTCGCTGGTGAGTTCGACAGGAATAAAACTAACTGTCTGA
- a CDS encoding nucleotide sugar dehydrogenase, with product MLTALRQKEKQIAVIGLGYVGLPLALAFARQFRVIGFDTNPDRITRLQRWEDPSRQIAAEAFEGADITFTANPDDLQQAHFFVVAVPTPVDDYKVPDLKPLQRASELIGRALKPGDYVVYESTVYPGCTEDDCLPVLIQQSGLRLGEEFKLGYSPERINPGDKVRTLTDILKVVSGSDTEAAQTIADVYGCIIRAGIYTAPSIKVAEAAKVIENVQRDLNISLMNELAIIFDKLGIDTQEVINAASTKWNFLPFTPGLVGGHCIGIDPYYLLYKARQLGYDPQVINSGRRINDGMPAFVATKLVQMLLHRDTNPAQTKVLVMGLTFKENIADIRNSKVADLVRELMKYAINVHVVDPYASPNEVAQTYNMSLLDSPSTQYDAVIVAVGHDAYRTLDIAYFKSLMKTAPILLDLKGLYAVRKDDEIDYWRL from the coding sequence TTGCTGACCGCTCTTCGACAGAAAGAAAAACAAATTGCCGTTATCGGCCTGGGCTATGTAGGCCTGCCGCTTGCGCTTGCCTTTGCCCGCCAGTTTCGGGTCATTGGTTTCGATACTAACCCCGACCGGATAACCCGTTTACAACGATGGGAAGACCCGTCCCGGCAAATAGCCGCCGAGGCATTTGAAGGCGCTGACATTACGTTTACGGCGAATCCTGACGATCTTCAACAAGCTCATTTCTTTGTTGTTGCCGTGCCTACGCCCGTCGATGATTATAAAGTGCCCGACCTGAAACCGCTGCAACGAGCGTCTGAGCTGATCGGGCGGGCGCTGAAACCAGGCGACTATGTCGTTTATGAATCGACGGTGTATCCGGGCTGCACCGAGGATGACTGCCTGCCTGTTTTAATCCAGCAGTCTGGTTTAAGGCTGGGAGAGGAGTTCAAACTGGGTTACTCGCCCGAGCGCATCAACCCCGGCGACAAAGTGCGAACGCTGACGGATATTCTGAAGGTCGTTTCGGGAAGTGATACCGAGGCCGCTCAGACCATTGCCGATGTATACGGCTGCATTATCCGCGCGGGCATATACACAGCACCGAGTATCAAGGTGGCCGAAGCGGCCAAAGTAATTGAAAATGTGCAGCGTGACCTGAATATCTCGCTGATGAATGAGCTGGCCATCATTTTTGACAAGCTCGGTATCGACACCCAGGAGGTTATTAACGCGGCATCCACGAAATGGAATTTTCTGCCCTTCACACCGGGGCTGGTTGGTGGCCACTGCATCGGCATTGATCCGTATTATCTGCTTTATAAAGCCCGGCAGCTTGGCTACGATCCGCAGGTAATTAACTCCGGTCGGCGGATCAACGACGGTATGCCCGCTTTTGTTGCCACCAAACTGGTGCAGATGTTGCTCCATCGCGATACCAATCCGGCCCAAACGAAAGTGCTGGTTATGGGGCTGACGTTCAAGGAGAATATCGCCGATATTCGAAACTCCAAAGTGGCTGATCTGGTGCGGGAGCTGATGAAATACGCCATCAACGTTCACGTTGTTGATCCGTATGCATCGCCCAATGAGGTTGCCCAGACCTACAATATGAGCCTGCTGGATAGCCCCTCTACACAGTATGATGCTGTGATTGTGGCTGTTGGGCATGATGCCTATCGGACGCTTGATATCGCCTACTTTAAGTCGCTGATGAAAACGGCTCCTATCCTGTTGGATTTGAAGGGGTTATATGCCGTGCGAAAAGACGATGAAATCGACTACTGGCGACTTTAA